In Ptychodera flava strain L36383 chromosome 17, AS_Pfla_20210202, whole genome shotgun sequence, one genomic interval encodes:
- the LOC139116574 gene encoding zinc finger protein 721-like, protein MHQKDRQKPTPCEMCGDEFLNLRDLHLHKLDSHEGDGLSASEKDQLERCRCPTCGVIFSNFANLKRHERSCVQRREREKTSTTGRGDVTSDNSEGTFNLSGSVISNIPEDTAYVDGAIMSRADRSLISNDDSEVMASSSATPIRVKDVDGQAHSKTASNLRNLVDLLQRKDKKWRCYRCHQCFQSHSLLRRHLKSHRKKNDHKCDDCRRIFQIKRVLHNHIRVKHRETWKAKHQAVLTCEICKKVFARQCNVQRHKLAMHEKDSRKPDPCELCGKKFHSLRDLHLRKLESHQGNGLSSFQKDRLERCRCSECGVISSSFTNLKRHQKSCMQRKEKGKTATSGRGNLTSDNSEDTLILSGSFIAEDTANVDGATMSTSESEFATRADRTLIINDDSQVMATSSASSVVGKDLDGQAHSRTARNVRKLPKNMQRKDRKWRCYRCHQCFQSHSLLRRHLKSHRKKNDHKCDDCGRIFQIKRVLHNHIRVKHRETWKAKHQAILTCEICKKVFARQWYVQRHKLAMHEKDSRKPDPCELCGKKFRSLRGLHLHKLESHQGNGLSSFEKDRLERCRCSECGVISSSFTNLKRHQKSCIRQKEGKAPTSKCGPSTSHHDTQGTCNSSVTAPLNDSHCKASADGQGIAILTSQANTTPVLQTNCRVLC, encoded by the coding sequence ATGCATCAGAAAGACAGGCAAAAACCAACCCCCTGTGAGATGTGTGGTGACGAATTTCTGAACTTGAGAGATCTTCATCTTCACAAACTTGATTCACATGAAGGTGATGGATTATCTGCCTCAGAAAAGGACCAGCTTGAAAGATGCAGGTGCCCCACTTGTGGTGTAATCTTCTCTAACTTTGCTAATTTGAAAAGACATGAGAGGTCATGTGTGCAAAGAAGGGAGAGGGAAAAAACTTCAACAACTGGAAGGGGCGATGTAACATCTGACAATTCAGAAGGAACATTTAACTTGAGCGGATCAGTAATTTCAAACATAccagaagatacagcttatgTTGATGGAGCAATAATGTCAAGAGCAGATAGATCACTCATTTCCAATGATGATTCAGAGGTTATGGCTTCTTCAAGTGCAACACCAATAAGGGTAAAAGATGTGGATGGCCAAGCTCATTCAAAAACAGCAAGCAATTTAAGAAACCTCGTAGATCTCCTGCAgagaaaagacaaaaaatggAGATGCTATAGATGTCATCAGTGCTTTCAGTCTCACTCTTTGCTTCGCAGGCACCTCAAAAGTCACAGAAAGAAGAATGACCACAAATGTGATGATTGCAGAAGGATATTCCAGATCAAACGTGTCCTACACAATCACATACGTGTTAAACATCGTGAAACATGGAAAGCTAAACATCAAGCTGTTCTCACTTGTGAAATATGTAAGAAGGTATTTGCCAGGCAGTGTAATGTTCAGAGACACAAATTGGCCATGCATGAGAAAGATAGCAGGAAACCAGATCCTTGTGAACTGTGCGGCAAAAAATTTCATAGCTTGAGAGATCTACATTTGCGCAAACTTGAATCACATCAAGGAAATGGATTGTCAAGCTTTCAGAAGGACAGACTTGAAAGGTGTAGGTGTTCAGAGTGTGGTGTAATCTCTTCCAGCTTTACAAACTTGAAAAGACATCAGAAGTCATGCATGCAACGAAAGGAGAAGGGAAAAACTGCAACAAGTGGAAGGGGAAATTTAACATCGGACAATTCAGAAGACACATTAATCTTGAGCGGATCATTTATAGCAGAAGATACAGCCAATGTTGATGGAGCAACAATGTCTACAAGTGAGTCGGAATTTGCAACAAGAGCAGATAGAACACTCATTATCAATGACGATTCACAAGTCATGGCTACCTCAAGTGCATCATCAGTAGTTGGCAAAGATTTGGATGGCCAAGCTCATTCAAGAACAGCAAGAAATGTAAGAAAACTTCCTAAAAATATGCAGAGAAAAGACAGAAAGTGGAGATGCTATAGATGTCATCAGTGCTTTCAGTCTCACTCTTTGCTTCGCAGGCACCTCAAAAGTCACAGAAAGAAGAATGACCACAAATGTGATGATTGCGGAAGGATATTCCAGATCAAACGTGTCCTACACAATCACATACGAGTTAAACATCGTGAAACATGGAAAGCTAAACATCAAGCTATTCTCACTTGTGAAATATGTAAGAAGGTATTTGCCAGGCAGTGGTATGTTCAGAGACACAAATTGGCCATGCATGAGAAAGATAGCAGGAAACCAGATCCTTGTGAACTGTGCGGCAAAAAATTTCGTAGCTTGAGAGGTCTACATTTGCACAAACTTGAATCACATCAAGGAAATGGATTGTCAAGCTTTGAGAAGGACAGACTTGAAAGGTGTAGGTGTTCAGAGTGTGGTGTAATCTCTTCCAGCTTTACAAACTTGAAAAGACATCAGAAGTCATGTATACGACAAAAGGAGGGAAAAGCCCCAACTAGTAAATGTGGTCCATCAACATCTCACCATGATACACAAGGCACATGTAACTCCAGTGTTACAGCACCCTTAAATGACTCACACTGTAAAGCCAGTGCAGATGGACAAGGTATTGCTATACTTACATCTCAAGCAAACACAACGCCAGTATTGCAGACTAATTGCAGAGTTTTGTGCTAG
- the LOC139116575 gene encoding uncharacterized protein — MRKHLKKCKQIHKQKTSGTVSGKSTLKGKSIGTEYSSKSKGTASSDGTPISSNVVKSAASAAIISNNDSDDQSSINKALIPSNNNSKYLAATSGPLIPSSDISKDQTCSNGALIQNNYESECLATSRNVLIQSVSSDGPICENERMMSKSESEEEESGRLFSSHDSNSPAGTTIPRGESEGTEGAGRTLDHGKELHGSPVPSPSEAVMSDSESEGTCAESVSEVQISSKDLGGTPTTSEKVKPDSEALDSGSVSSKPISSRVSDDLCSTTDSRTMMCKSQSEGMLSSSGDFDDPAKATRTSNKSGSLSKKRETASWHVINPARAPSHRFCLRSNRNVTNRPLATNVKSVERCLQQRWS; from the coding sequence ATGAGAAAACATCTGAAGAAGTGTAAGCAAATACACAAACAGAAAACTTCAGGAACTGTAAGTGGCAAGTCAACTTTAAAAGGCAAATCAATTGGAACAGAATATTCAAGCAAGTCAAAGGGTACAGCCAGTTCAGATGGAACTCCTATTTCATCAAATGTTGTAAAATCTGCTGCCAGTGCAGCAATAATTTCAAACAATGATTCAGATGACCAATCTAGCATAAATAAAGCGTTAATCCCCAGCAATAATAATTCAAAATACCTTGCAGCAACAAGTGGACCATTGATTCCAAGCAGTGATATTTCCAAAGATCAAACTTGCTCAAATGGGGCACTGATTCAAAACAATTATGAGTCTGAGTGCCTGGCAAcctcaagaaatgttctaattcAGAGTGTAAGTTCTGATGGTCCAATCTgcgaaaatgaaagaatgatgTCGAAAAGTGAatcagaagaagaagaaagtggCAGACTTTTTTCCAGCCATGATAGCAACTCTCCAGCTGGTACAACAATACCCAGAGGTGAATCAGAAGGTACAGAAGGTGCTGGGAGAACACTTGATCATGGCAAAGAACTGCATGGCTCACCTGTACCTAGCCCGAGTGAAGCAGTCATGTCTGATAGTGAATCAGAGGGTACATGTGCAGAAAGTGTCAGTGAAGTGCAAATTTCAAGTAAAGATTTAGGCGGCACACCTACCACAAGTGAAAAAGTGAAACCCGACAGTGAAGCACTGGACTCAGGAAGTGTTAGTAGTAAACCTATTTCCAGCAGAGTTTCAGATGACCTATGCAGCACTACCGATAGCAGAACAATGATGTGTAAAAGTCAGTCAGAAGGAATGCTATCTTCCAGCGGTGATTTTGATGACCCAGCTAAGGCAACAAGAACCAGTAACAAATCAGGAAGCCTTTCTAAGAAGAGGGAAACAGCGAGTTGGCATGTTATAAATCCAGCCAGAGCTCCAAGCCACAGGTTTTGCCTAAGAAGCAACAGAAATGTCACAAACAGACCATTGGCCacaaatgtaaagagtgtggaaAGGTGCTTGCAACAAAGGTGGTCCTGA
- the LOC139116576 gene encoding zinc finger protein 678-like has product MRIHMHGKRRTSASKGGTQSSDSNVGGQVSRSEKQLFADVEEDLYVPNASGSLISNKRSEGDSHNVASGEGEWQCCECKQGFESKDLLCEHQEKDHQGMKPYPCEKCGHAFASKPVLVRHQRHRCSRPFNKSEVVTCEICDKKFANAGNVQRHKLAMHEIESRKPDPCELCGTECLNLRDLHLHKLESHQGEGLSALEKDQLEKCKCSICGKILANFSNMKRHHELHHKIGFQSKLKQYQRSQHTNRSQRKPTENNKWICRECEQSFESQILLRKHYKTHDNKCYRCEKCGKSFG; this is encoded by the coding sequence ATGAGAATTCACATGCATGGGAAAAGAAGAACCTCGGCTAGCAAAGGTGGAACTCAATCTTCTGACAGCAATGTCGGGGGCCAAGTGAGCAGAAGTGAAAAACAACTATTTGCTGATGTTGAAGAAGACTTATATGTACCTAATGCAAGTGGAAGTCTTATTTCAAACAAACGTTCTGAGGGGGACTCTCATAATGTGGCTAGTGGTGAAGGAGAGTGGCAGTGTTGTGAATGCAAACAGGGCTTTGAGTCCAAGGATTTGTTATGTGAACATCAAGAAAAAGACCATCAGGGCATGAAGCCCTATCCGTGTGAAAAATGTGGACACGCATTTGCATCAAAACCTGTTCTAGTTAGACATCAGAGACATCGGTGTTCTCGTCCATTCAACAAGAGTGAAGTTGTCACATGTGAAATATGTGATAAGAAATTTGCCAATGCTGGAAATGTTCAAAGACACAAATTAGCCATGCATGAAATAGAAAGCAGGAAACCAGATCCTTGTGAATTGTGTGGTACAGAATGTCTTAACTTGAGAGATCTACATCTCCACAAACTTGAATCACATCAAGGTGAAGGATTGTCTGCTCTCGAGAAGGACCAACTGGAAAAGTGCAAGTGTTCAATCTGTGGCAAGATCTTGGCTAACTTTAGCAATATGAAACGACACCATGAGCTGCATCACAAAATTGGATTTCAGAGCAAATTGAAACAGTATCAACGGTCACAGCACACCAATAGGTCACAAAGGAAGCCCACTGAAAATAACAAGTGGATTTGTCGCGAATGTGAGCAGAGTTTTGAGTCACAAATACTGCTTCGCAAACACTACAAAACTCATGATAACAAGTGCTACAGATGCGAAAAATGTGGGAAGAGTTTTGGATGA